One genomic segment of Capricornis sumatraensis isolate serow.1 chromosome 6, serow.2, whole genome shotgun sequence includes these proteins:
- the LOC138080686 gene encoding interferon alpha-2-like — protein MAVKSHPSPQALRTCLDLRCRRSCKPPASQWPPAVSVLLALVMLCSSPTCSLGCELPASRGYLESVTRWSQMERVPTVSCLRDRTDFRFPQTLVHGTRLEKTEATAVVHELLQQTFQLFSTTGSSAGRNESVLDRFLMGLDQQLEDLDTCVREGRTLEQSPLGSENSRLAVKGYFQRISVYLKEYSHCAWEVVSVEIRRCLVFANELIGKLRK, from the coding sequence AGCCACCCATCACCCCAAGCCCTCAGAACTTGCCTAGACCTCCGCTGCAGGCGGTCCTGCAAGCCCCCAGCATCCCAGTGGCCCCCCGCCGTCTCTGTGCTGCTGGCCCTGGTGATGCTCTGCTCCAGCCCCACGTGCTCCCTGGGCTGTGAGCTGCCTGCCAGCCGCGGCTATCTGGAAAGCGTCACACGTTGGAGTCAGATGGAGAGAGTGCCCACTGTGTCCTGTCTGAGGGACAGGACTGACTTCAGATTTCCTCAGACCCTGGTGCACGGGACCAGGCTTGAGAAGACAGAAGCCACAGCTGTTGTGCACGAGTTGCTCCAGCAGACCTTCCAGCTCTTCAGCACCACGGGCTCTTCTGCAGGTCGAAATGAGAGCGTCCTGGACAGATTCCTCATGGGACTTGATCAGCAGCTGGAGGACCTGGACACGTgtgtgagggagggaaggacGCTGGAACAGTCACCTCTAGGCAGTGAGAACTCCAGATTGGCTGTGAAGGGTTACTTCCAGCGAATCAGTGTGTATCTCAAAGAATACAGCCACTGTGCCTGGGAGGTTGTCAGCGTGGAAATCAGAAGGTGCTTGGTCTTTGCCAATGAGCTCAttggaaaactcaggaaataA